A genomic stretch from Salvelinus alpinus chromosome 38, SLU_Salpinus.1, whole genome shotgun sequence includes:
- the LOC139566324 gene encoding propionyl-CoA carboxylase beta chain, mitochondrial-like isoform X2, translated as MAAFAVARSSCGLLSGLKASFKTFGQVKHGVASAAVAQSQLQQQARRWYSVSHLSVQERIDRKRNAALIGGGQKRIDAQHKRIMDQAMMVGAPVIGLNDSGGARIQEGVESLAGYADIFLECDGVRCGSSDLSDHGSLCWRSCLLSCPDRLHLYGQGPDVVKSVTNEDITQEELGGAKTHTAVSGVAHRAFDNDFDALLNLRNFFNFLPLSNQDPAPVTECHDPSDRLVPGLDTIVPFETTKAYDMLDIIQGIVDEREFFEIMPNYAKNIVVGFARMNGRTVGIVGNQPKVASGCLDINSSVKGARFVRFCDAFNIPILTFVDVPGFLPGTSQEYGGIIRHGAKLLFAFAEATVPKITIITWKAYGGAYDVMSSKHLRGDVNYAWPSAEVAVMGAKGAVQIIFRGKSNQAEQEAEYVEKFANPFPAAVRGFVDDIIVPSTTRKRICRDLEVLASKKQTNPWKKHANIPL; from the exons ATGGCGGCCTTCGCTGTAGCACGGAGCAGCTGTGGGCTGCTTTCCGGACTAAAAGCTTCTTTTAAAACATTCGGGCAGGTAAAACATGGCGTGGCTTCGGCAGCGGTTGCACAGTCCCAGCTGCAGCAGCAGGCGCGGCGGTGGTATTCGGTTAGTCATCTCTCTGTTCAGGAgaggatagacagaaagaggaatGCTGCTCTGATCGGAGGAGGTCAGAAGAGAATTGACGCGCAACACAAAAGG ATCATGGACCAGGCTATGATGGTGGGTGCTCCAGTCATTGGTCTGAACGACTCTGGCGGAGCCAGGATCCAGGAGGGGGTGGAGTCACTGGCTGGATATGCAGACATCTTCCTG GAATGTGATGGCGTCAGGTGTGGTTCCTCAGATCTCTCTGATCATGGGTCCCTGTGCTGGAGGAGCTGTCTACTCTCCTGCCCTGACCGACTTCACCTTTATGGTCAAG GTCCTGACGTAGTGAAGTCTGTCACCAATGAAGACATCACTCAGGAGGAACTGGGAGGAGCTAAGACACACACCGCCGTGTCAGGCGTCGCTCACCGTGCGTTTGACAACGACTTCGATGCTCTGCTCAACCTCCGAAACTTCTTCAACTTCCTTCCCCTTAGCAACCAGGACCCCGCCCCCGTTACCGAGTGCCACGACCCCAG TGATAGACTGGTTCCTGGTCTGGACACCATCGTTCCCTTTGAGACCACTAAAGCCTACGACATGCTGGACATCATCCAGggg ATTGTGGACGAGAGGGAGTTCTTTGAGATCATGCCTAACTACGCTAAAAACATCGTAGTGGGATTCGCTCGCATGAACGGACGAACTGTTGGAATTGTAGGGAATCAACCTAAAGTAGCGTCTG GTTGTCTGGACATTAACTCATCAGTGAAGGGAGCTCGATTCGTTCGTTTCTGCGACGCTTTCAACATTCCCATCCTCACCTTCGTGGACGTGCCCGGCTTCCTGCCAG GTACGTCTCAGGAGTATGGCGGTATCATCCGACACGGGGCCAAGCTACTGTTTGCCTTTGCTGAGGCCACCGTCCCCAAGATCACCATCATCACTTGGAAGGCCTACGGAGGAGCGTATGACGTCATGAGTTCCAAGCACCTGAGAGGAGATGTGAACTACGCCTGGCCGTCTGCAGAGGTGGCCGTGATGGGAGCCAAg GGTGCTGTACAGATCATCTTCAGAGGGAAATCCAACCAGGCAGAGCAGGAGGCTGAATACGTAGAGAAGTTCGCCAACCCTTTCCCTGCCGCTgtcagag
- the LOC139566324 gene encoding propionyl-CoA carboxylase beta chain, mitochondrial-like isoform X1: protein MAAFAVARSSCGLLSGLKASFKTFGQVKHGVASAAVAQSQLQQQARRWYSVSHLSVQERIDRKRNAALIGGGQKRIDAQHKRDFTVFGGSLSGAHAQKICKIMDQAMMVGAPVIGLNDSGGARIQEGVESLAGYADIFLECDGVRCGSSDLSDHGSLCWRSCLLSCPDRLHLYGQGPDVVKSVTNEDITQEELGGAKTHTAVSGVAHRAFDNDFDALLNLRNFFNFLPLSNQDPAPVTECHDPSDRLVPGLDTIVPFETTKAYDMLDIIQGIVDEREFFEIMPNYAKNIVVGFARMNGRTVGIVGNQPKVASGCLDINSSVKGARFVRFCDAFNIPILTFVDVPGFLPGTSQEYGGIIRHGAKLLFAFAEATVPKITIITWKAYGGAYDVMSSKHLRGDVNYAWPSAEVAVMGAKGAVQIIFRGKSNQAEQEAEYVEKFANPFPAAVRGFVDDIIVPSTTRKRICRDLEVLASKKQTNPWKKHANIPL from the exons ATGGCGGCCTTCGCTGTAGCACGGAGCAGCTGTGGGCTGCTTTCCGGACTAAAAGCTTCTTTTAAAACATTCGGGCAGGTAAAACATGGCGTGGCTTCGGCAGCGGTTGCACAGTCCCAGCTGCAGCAGCAGGCGCGGCGGTGGTATTCGGTTAGTCATCTCTCTGTTCAGGAgaggatagacagaaagaggaatGCTGCTCTGATCGGAGGAGGTCAGAAGAGAATTGACGCGCAACACAAAAGG GACTTCACAGTATTTGGAGGCAGTCTGTCTGGGGCTCACGCACAGAAGATCTGTAAg ATCATGGACCAGGCTATGATGGTGGGTGCTCCAGTCATTGGTCTGAACGACTCTGGCGGAGCCAGGATCCAGGAGGGGGTGGAGTCACTGGCTGGATATGCAGACATCTTCCTG GAATGTGATGGCGTCAGGTGTGGTTCCTCAGATCTCTCTGATCATGGGTCCCTGTGCTGGAGGAGCTGTCTACTCTCCTGCCCTGACCGACTTCACCTTTATGGTCAAG GTCCTGACGTAGTGAAGTCTGTCACCAATGAAGACATCACTCAGGAGGAACTGGGAGGAGCTAAGACACACACCGCCGTGTCAGGCGTCGCTCACCGTGCGTTTGACAACGACTTCGATGCTCTGCTCAACCTCCGAAACTTCTTCAACTTCCTTCCCCTTAGCAACCAGGACCCCGCCCCCGTTACCGAGTGCCACGACCCCAG TGATAGACTGGTTCCTGGTCTGGACACCATCGTTCCCTTTGAGACCACTAAAGCCTACGACATGCTGGACATCATCCAGggg ATTGTGGACGAGAGGGAGTTCTTTGAGATCATGCCTAACTACGCTAAAAACATCGTAGTGGGATTCGCTCGCATGAACGGACGAACTGTTGGAATTGTAGGGAATCAACCTAAAGTAGCGTCTG GTTGTCTGGACATTAACTCATCAGTGAAGGGAGCTCGATTCGTTCGTTTCTGCGACGCTTTCAACATTCCCATCCTCACCTTCGTGGACGTGCCCGGCTTCCTGCCAG GTACGTCTCAGGAGTATGGCGGTATCATCCGACACGGGGCCAAGCTACTGTTTGCCTTTGCTGAGGCCACCGTCCCCAAGATCACCATCATCACTTGGAAGGCCTACGGAGGAGCGTATGACGTCATGAGTTCCAAGCACCTGAGAGGAGATGTGAACTACGCCTGGCCGTCTGCAGAGGTGGCCGTGATGGGAGCCAAg GGTGCTGTACAGATCATCTTCAGAGGGAAATCCAACCAGGCAGAGCAGGAGGCTGAATACGTAGAGAAGTTCGCCAACCCTTTCCCTGCCGCTgtcagag